Part of the Lynx canadensis isolate LIC74 chromosome E3, mLynCan4.pri.v2, whole genome shotgun sequence genome is shown below.
TGGGGAGGGCACGGGGCAGGGTCCTGCCCTGACCCCCGACCCCTGCTCTGGCCCCAGCATCCACAGCGGCTACCTCTACATCACCCTGGTCTACAACGTCTCTGTCAGCCTGGCCCTCTACGCCCTGTTCCTTTTCTACTTGGCCACCAGGGAGCTCCTGCAGCCCTTCGAGCCTGTCCTCAAGTTCTTCACCATCAAGGCCGtcatcttcctctctttctggcagggtgggtgggctgctggggcaggggctggagcccagagcctgtcccAACCCCATCTCCGCCCCGGTTCCCCGGGTGCCCTTAGGCCTGGCCTCAGTCTCTCTGGTTGTAGCACAGGTCAGTACTACCCCTCCCTCAGCCAGAAGCCACACAGCCCCTGGCGCAGGGGAAATATCGAGTCCCTGTCCAGTAGGTCTGGCCTGTGGTGGATGGAACGGACAGGCAGAggccctgggccaggctggggaCACCCCCAGACCTCACCCTGCAGAGGCGTGTCAGGGTGTCAGGCAGGCCCCAACTCTGGGACCAGGGAGGTCAGGGCAGACGCTTGGGGAGCGCCCAGATGGCCACCGTGCTGAGAACTTGGCTTTGGAGGCACCCCTCCCCGTGAATGTcagccacccccaacccccaccgtGGGACAGGACCACACGGATGGGACGTCCCAGGGCCTGACCCTCGTCCCCTCTGCAGATCCCGCTGAGCTCACAAGGCCCGTGTAGGGCAGGTGCCTGAGCGGCTGTCACCACCCCCCAGGGATGCTGCTGGCCATCCTGGAGAAGTGTGGGGTCATCCCTGAGGCCCAGGTCATCGACGGGAGCAAGGTAGGGGCCGGCACGCTGGCCGCGGGCTACCAGAACTTCATCATCTGCATCGAGATGCTGTTTGCCTCCATCGCCCTGCGCTACGCCTTCACCGTCCAGGTCTACGCGGAGAAGGAGAGCTCGCCAGGTACGCGGGCcccgcggggggtgggggtgtgccgAGGGCCTGCGGACGGGCCCAGACAGCCCCGCCTGCCTCTGGCCGCACCACATCTCTGTCCCGCCCTCCTGCACGGGCCCAGGGGATGTCAGCAACACGGACAGGGAGACAGCCCCATCGGAGGCTAGACGGGTGCGGCGTCTGCTTCTGGCCCAGGGGCAGCGAGGTGCACGGCTCCGAGCTTGGGGTGAAATGGCTGGACTGGACGTCTGGGCCCCAGGGCCCCGGGCATCCCTAGCGAACGACGCTCAGCGGCAGAGATGGCCTGCGGCCGCTCCAGCAGCCTAAAGTGACAAGCGTGAAGGGCTCACTGTAGGCCGGAGAGAAGACAGGAGCCAGCCTGGGCGGCTTCCCCCTGTGGCCCCTGGGGAGTCCCGGCTGGGACAGTCCCAGGGTAGAGGAGCCAGGCTGGGATTCAGAGGTCCTGAAGTGCCCCCTGCTGGccgagccgggggggggggcctggggatGCCAGACCCCAGCCCTGGGAAGCCCCGAGGCCGGTGGGGGCAGGGCCgtgtccccagggcccaggcccccgatggggggcggcgggggggtggggggggaacagGTCCAGGGCGCCCTGGCCCCACCCACGtgctgtctgcccccagcccccgaGGCACCCATGCACAGCATCTCCAGCGGCCTCAAGGAGACCATGAGCCCGCAGGACATCGTGCAGGACGCCGTCCACAACTTCTCACCCACCTATCAGCACTACACCCAGCAGGCCACTCACGAGGCCCCGAGCCCTGGTGCCCATCCCAGCGTGGCCGGAGGCTCTGGCGGCCTCAGGAAGAGTCGCCACGTGGAGAAGAGAATGCTGATCCCTGCAGAGGACCTGTAGGAGGGCCACGGGGGTCCCCGGCCGCCTGCCCGGACCAGGCTTGCCCAGGCCTCTGGGAAAGCAGGGGGCCCCTCACCCTCTTGCCAAAGGTGAAGCCCCTCCCGGGAGCCCTGGTGCCGGGCCGGCGGCACCACTTCCCAGCCTTCCTCCCGCCAGCAGGCCCGTGGCCCCAGGAGAGGGCGCCCGAGTTTATCTGACGAACCGGGAACCCACCGGGCTCACCTGGCCGTCACGGGGCTGTCGTGAGGCAGGCACCGGCAGGGCCGGGGCGGACGGACGGACCTCACTCTGGGCCCTGGGAGAGCGAGGCAGCCCCGGCCGGAGGACACCGGAGCTGTAGGCGCTACGGGCCGGTGGGGGCAGGGGACTGGGCTGGGCAGAGCTGCTTTGCACCCCCTCCAGCCCTGGGGACTCCTGAAAAGCCCCCACCCGGGGAAGGCGTGTCTGATGAGGCTCTGGGAGGTGCCCAGGGCCACCTGCACAGAACCTTCACCCTGGGCAGCCCGCGAAGcgtgtggggctcctgggggcatCACCTATTTATACATAAACAGCCTGCGTTTTCTAGTGACTCCCGTGGCCTCTGTTCCTGCAGGGTCGGCGCCTGGTGGGTGGTCACGGGAGCCCCGCTGTGCTAAGTCTGGGTGTCGGGGCAAGTGTCCCGGGCGACGCTCAGAGCAGGGCAAAGAGCTCACGCGTGGACAGAGCGCCCTGCCCTGTGGCCCCGAGAGACCCAGGGTCGTGCTCACCTTCCTCCACAAGATGGGCCTCCTGCCAGCCCGCCCTCGGCGGGTGGATGAAGGCCACGGACGCAAGCCCGGAGGGGGCACGGGACACAGACGGGTCacacctggagcctgccttccctcgtccttctctcttcctgtgcGCCAGGCCAGCACCCCGAGAGACACAGGCCCTGCCATCCAGAAGCTGTGACATGCCCGAGCGGCCCGGGCAACGTGAGAGAGGGGCCAGAAGCAgccagtggggtggggaggcctcCGGGAAGGCCTGTGTCTGGGAGGGGGCGTGCGCAGGGGCCCGCGGGTGTGGGGAGCCAGGGCCGCAGGCCGGGCAAGAGCGGCCTGGTGGGCGCCACCCAGTGACAACCTCCCAACCCGTCACTGGGGAAAGAGGGCAAGGCGCTGAGGGTCCAGAGACCCCGCAGGGCAGGAGTCAACTACCAGCATGGGCTCACCCCGCGGCCTCCTTGCTCCCTAGGCCTGGAGACACGGGACTCAAGGCCACAGCCTCTCCAAGGGCCCGGATGGGCTGCCCGACAAGATAGGCCAGGCTGCCTCCCCGAGCGAGGCCCCCACCCGCCTTATCATGCCCTCTGCAGTTGGCGGACCAGAGTCCGCCCAGCTCGGGCCCCACAGGCTGCAGTCAGCAGGTTTGGGGACAGGCGTGGCGCCTCCTGCAGAGACCTGGGGACCACGGCTGGAGGCTGTCTGGAGGAGGTGAGACACGGTGCCAGCCCCaccatgagtgaaggagggggcTGCCCTAGAGGCCCGTGCCCGGGAAGGGCCACCCCTTTAGGGCCCAAGGTGCCTAAGGCTACGTGCACAGGGTAAGTGGGCCAAGACCCCCTTCAAAAGACCAGACGCACTGCGGGCTCCTGGCTGCAGGGGCGCCCTCAGGCCAGGCCTGTGCACTGGGGGCAGCCTGGTCAGCCTGGCACTTTGGGGTGAGGGGAGTCCACGTTTACCGAGCACCCACCCACCGTAGGACCCGGCCTACGCTTAGTCCTCACGACAGCCACAGGGAAGGTGacgaaggcccagagaggttaagccacttgcctgaggtcacagagccGGCAGGAGGCAGACCAGCCTCCCAAAGGCCAGCTCTCCCACCTGTCCAGCCCCTACAGACACCTCTGCCCAGACCAGACCCCGCTTCTCCTGGACACCCacaggggagcacagagcctCAAGGTCAAAGCCGCTGCACCCCCCTCACCGGCCTCGCCCGCCAGGGGGGAGCTTGGGTGCTCTGGAGGAGGAGCGGAAGGAGGCACGTCTCACCACCTAGGACAGCAGGGCCGGCTTCCGGTTCTGGGCCCCCACCGCACAGGGCCAGGAGCGGCCGGCTTATCTAACTCATCCTGGCCTCCGTGCTCTCATGTGGGAAATGGCCCCAACAATCCAACACCAAGGAGGCAGCCTGGAGAGGTGGGTGGCCAGGGCGGGGCAGAGGGGTACCTCTTACTCCCCAGGGGCCCGGAACAGGGCTGGGGTCCgtgcctccccagctcatacCCACAAGCTTGCTGTCAGCTGCGGTCACCTGGCCGCCCCAGGGCTCTCGCAGGAGGCACAGGCCGGGCTTCGGGGGCGTCTGGCTTAGCCGTGGGCCACGGTGACCCCATCGTGCTGGCACACTCGGCCCCCTGCCGAGTTCACAGAAGGGAGCGCTCGGCCAGAAAGGGGAGGGAACGGGCCCTCCGTCACTCAGAGGTTAGAGCCAAGGCGCTGGCGCTGAAGCACCCTGCCCACAAGCGAACGCAGGAGCCACCCTGTCAGCTCAGGCAGAGGTGTGGCGGGAGGGCTGGCGGGGCTTGGAGACCCTAAGGCCGCACCCGCCAGCCCGCCCTCCTTCGGCGGCTAAGGCTGAGCTCGGACACGTCTACCCCTTGGAGGAACAGTGGGAAGGGAAGACCGGTGAGGAGGGGACAGCGTCCCCAGAGGATGGGCCCTCCACTCCACTTCCTTTAGGCTACCGGGCAGGGCCCCTCGCTGCCCACCCCGGGGAAGGacgtctctctccccacctcccgtAAGACCTGGCCTGAGACGGGGGCACAGGCCgccgggggggtgggagggagcagcccCAGCTGGAGAGGGAGGGCTGCCCAAGGGCTGGGGGGCTCCTGGTCTCGGTGGATGGGACCCTCAGGAACGGTGCCCACCATTCAGAAGGCCAGCTGGCCAGCTCTGCCAGCCTGACCCCCTGCACGCACCGTGGCTGACCGGACGGACCCCGGAGCCAAGGAGACCCATCGCAGGGGAGGGCGACCGGGtcgggggctgggagggggggggggggggtgcagcggCCCAGCACATTCACGGCCCCTGCACTCGAGGACTCGACCCAAAGCACCAATCACAAGACCAGGCGGGTCTGAAACCAGAAAACTCTTTATTGCAAAGGTACAAAAGCGTCACAGCAGAGATGTACAGCAATAAATTAGGTGGTGGCCGTGAGGGGACAGGGCAGGCGCAGGGCACATGTCATACGGACAAGGACCACGACGTGGGGTCTCTTCTCAATAATTTATACCATGATAAAAGcagcacaaaaataaatattgaaatggaACAGCTGAGTGACCAAGGCCAGGAAATGGGAGGCCTTGCCCCCTGGGAGGACAGAGTCTGCCTCCCTCGGGAAGGACCCCGAGTCTGAAGCACAAGAATCAGGAAAACAAACCCAAGGGACAGAGATCCTtgccttttaaataaaacaaatccatATATTAAAACGGGGACGTGAAATCTCAACGAGCTGAAAGGAAAGAATGCTCCGGTCTTCCTTCCCTGGCCCCTGGTCCCCAGGAGCGGGCAGGCGTGGCGAGGTGCCCCGGGCGGTGACAGAAGCCCCCtctgggcaggggcggggtggggggagggggcatgcaGGGCGCCAGCACTCCCGAGGGCAGCGGGCAGCGGCGacagcccccggcccccacccccccctacTCCAGCCGCAGCTCTGCTCGATTAGGGACTTAcagtaaaaacaggaaaaaagttaCGAAAAATCTGTAcgataaaatgtgtatataattttatatatatatatacttttctctcttttaaatatttccccgTGGTCCTTATTGATATCCAATGTGGATTACCTACCATGGCTATGGTAtcgacagctttttttttttttaatttttttttttacacaccgGCCTTTTGCTCCGTTAAGGATCCGGCGCGCCCCAGACCCCTCGCCTTCCCCCAGGACAAGGCCAAGGCCGCGGCCGCTCGGCAGTGCTGCCGGAGAGACCCAGACGTCTTCCGTAGGGAGCTCTCCGGGCGTCTGTCCCGCCCAGTCTGCCTCTTCCTGCACAGGGGCCTTGCAGCTCGCTGGGGGTCTCCCTAGGTGGCGGGGGACAGGCCAAGAGGAAGCCGGGAGCCCCAGCAAAGGTCACCGAGGTCATCAGGGGCTCCAAGtgtcagaaagaaagaacaggtaaAAGTTTCAGGCGAGGAATAAGCACCAAGGTGGCCGCGTCCCCTTGTCCTCTGCACCAACagaccacccgggcgcccccagaagGCTGGTCCTGGCCCGGTGCCTAGCGTCACCTCCTTGGCCATCACACCCTCCTCACCCTCGGGCTCCACCGGTCG
Proteins encoded:
- the LOC115503666 gene encoding translation initiation factor IF-2-like isoform X1 — protein: MKATDASPEGARDTDGSHLEPAFPRPSLFLCARPAPRETQALPSRSCDMPERPGQRLETRDSRPQPLQGPGWAARQDRPGCLPERGPHPPYHALCSWRTRVRPARAPQAAVSRFGDRRGASCRDLGTTAGGCLEEPLQTPLPRPDPASPGHPQGSTEPQGQSRCTPLTGLARQGGAWVLWRRSGRRHVSPPRTAGPASGSGPPPHRARSGRLI
- the LOC115503666 gene encoding uncharacterized protein LOC115503666 isoform X2, coding for MKATDASPEGARDTDGSHLEPAFPRPSLFLCARPAPRETQALPSRSCDMPERPGQRLETRDSRPQPLQGPGWAARQDRPGCLPERGPHPPYHALCSWRTRVRPARAPQAAVSRFGDRRGASCRDLGTTAGGCLEEGSTEPQGQSRCTPLTGLARQGGAWVLWRRSGRRHVSPPRTAGPASGSGPPPHRARSGRLI